The Rhinoraja longicauda isolate Sanriku21f chromosome 15, sRhiLon1.1, whole genome shotgun sequence genome includes the window AGATGAAGAGGAAGCATTAATGTTCTCAGACTCATGCAAGAGAGGGATCCATAATTTGAAgtctatagagtcatggagtcttacagcttggaatcaggcccttcagctcaacttgttcaTAGCCTCCTAGTTTTATAActgagctcgtcccatttgcctgtatttgccccatatcccgctaaatctttcctatccatgtactcgcgTAGGGTGCAGCATTAGCGATGAAGCCACTGGGAAGAAAACACGTAACTTGCAGACTTGCAGAGCAGGAAAGACCATCTGGCCCCGAATCTGTCCCTTTCACAGACACagcgtcatagtcatacagcgtggaaacaggccctgcggtccaacttgcccataccaaccaacatgtcccatctacagtagtgcccacaccgcccaacatgtcccatctacactagtgcccataccgaccaacatgtcccatctatagtagtgcccacaccgaccaacatgtcccattaacactactgcccacaccatccaacatgtcccatctacagtagtgcccacaccgaccaatgtccCATCTagtgccacaccgaccaacatgtcccctctacactagtgcccacaccatccaacatgtgccatctacactagtgcccacaccatccaacatgtcccatctacactagtgcccacaccatccaacatgtcccctctacactagtgcccacaccgaccaatgtccCATCTagtgccacaccgaccaacttgtgccatctacactagtgcccacaccgcccaacatgtcccatctacactagtccccacaccgcccaacatgtcccatctacactagtgcccacaccgcccaacatgtcccatctacactagtgcccataccgaccaatgtcccatctacactactgcccacaccgaccaatgtccCATCtagtgcccacaccgcccaacatgtaccatctacactactgcccacaccgaccaatgtccCATCTagtgccacaccgaccaacatgtgccatctacactactgcccacaccatccaacatgtcccgtctacactagtgcccacaccgaccaacatgtcacatctacactagtgcctacactgaccaacatgtcccatctacactagtacccacaccgaccaacatgccccatctacactagtgcccacaccgaccaacatgtcccatctacactagtgcctacactgaccaacatgccccatctacattactgcccacaccgaccaacatgtcccgtctagtgcccacaccgaccaatgtcccatctacactagtgcccacaccgaccaatgtccCATATagtgcctacactgaccaacatgtgccatctacactagtgcccacaccgaccaacatgtcccatctaccctagtgcccacaccgaccaacatgtaccatctacactagtgcccacaccgaccaacatgtaccatctacactagtgcccacactgaccaacatgttccatctacactagtgcccacaccgaccaacatgtaccatctactagtgcccacaccgaccaacatgtcccgtctacactagtgcccacaccgaccaacatgtaccatctacactagtgcccacaccgaccaacatgtgccaCTGTTCTTCTGATTgattttactgattgtacgcctccatgtcacctttccctcagttAACAATAAACCATTCTAAATTTCCATATCATTATCTATTTTGATCTGCTGTTTTCACGCCTTACATTtttatatctctccctctcccttgactccctctctcctgactctcaatctgaagggtctcgacccgagacgtcacctattcattttctccagggatgctgtcttacctgctgaattactctagctttttatgtctatctcccaCCGACACTAGATATGCCAATTCATTTAATTACTCTCTTTTACTTttacatatttaaaaatatatatattttttttttgtgtacagGTTGCTACTGAATATACTTAACAACCCATCAAACAATGCATCCACAAATACTATATCATAACTTAGGACACGTAAAGGTATACATTCCGAAAGAACGGACACTGGAGATTGTTGTCAGCAGAAGAACTTACCCTGCTGTGAAATCAGGACAGAAGTTCATAAGAAGTTTGGAAACGGCCTCTAACTTCTGAAATTAGCAGCAATTATAGATCCACAATGTTCAATGAAGATTTGCATAAAACATGGATAGTAGGAAAATCATAACGAAGAACAAACTCACAAAGTGTGCGCTTGGCTGGAAAAATACCCAAATCGTCAAACTATGACGAATAAATATGGATCATAGAGCAACTAGGAGTTTTAGCGTTCTAAAAAGAATTTAGAATTCATGAATAGCTTTTGTACAATTACCAAAAAGATAGAGagccatagagacatacagcgtggaaacaggcctatcagcccaacttgcacacaccaaaCAACatataaagcagagatagacaaattcttgattagaacgggtgtcaagggttatggggagaaggcaggaaaatgggattaggaggcagagatcagccatgattgaatggcagagtagactcgatggcctaattctactcctataacttgtgagcttgtgaacaacatgccccatctacactagtctcacctgcctgcgtttggctcatatccctctaaacctatcctattcatgtacttaaACAAAATATTATTAACATGGAATATTTGTCATCGGCCTTGGCCTATAGAACACCCATTTCCATTAATCctacatgaatcccatttttattctcttTCTTTCCCCATCAACGCgttccagattccaccactcaccgaaTACCAGgtgtaatttacagcagccaatttacctgcaactcacacgtctttgggttgtgggaggaacctggagcatccAGTGGAAACCCACCCATCGCATCACTCCATCCATCACCCGTACTTTGGAAAATCGGACTACCTGCCCACGTTCCTTCTTCTTCCTCATGGGCAATGACTGCAGTGTGCAGCACCAGTGAAGAGGATTGTTCAGAGCTGGCCTGGGAAGGCAAAGGAGCAACTGCTTGGACTCGGTAGATTGGATgatgttcaaggactcggcaTCGGAACTGAACGAACCTGCTACAGTAGTTactgacttcataaggaaatgtgtgggggagTGTGCTCCTACCAAGACTATCTCAGTGTTCCTCAGCTAGAAGCCTTGGATGACCCATAAGATCCACAATCTACTGAGGACCAGAACTGCTGCATTCAAGTCAGGAGATCTGAAGTCGAACGATAAGTCCAGGTACAAACTCCAGAAGGCCATTGCGAATGCAAAGAGACACCTCCAGACTAAACTGGAGGTACAGACACATGCTTGGCGACCTTGGCAGGGCTTGCATGCCAGAACTTCCTTTACAGTGAAATCAGGTAGCTCACGCAACAGAGAAGTATCACTCCCAGCCAAGATCAATCCTTTCTATGCTTGTTTCCGAAGGGGGAACAATGATATACATTCACAGGCCCCCACATCCATCGATGTCTGTGATCTCAGTCTCTGAGGCTGAAGTAAGAAGATCCTTTTTGAGGGTGTGACCTCAGAAAGTGTCCAGCCCCGATGGTGTACCTAGCCACTTTCTTTACTCAAAACCTGCGCGGATCAACTAGCTGGCATTTTTGGAAACATTTTCGAGCTCTCACCACTGTGGTCTGATGTCCCAACCTGCTTGAAATCATAAAATCCGTGCCTAAGAAGACCAGGTTGACATGCCTCAACAACCACTGACTGTAGCACTCAGATCCATCGCAATGATGTGTttcgagaggttggttatgatgcaAATCAACACTTGCCTCGGCAATGATCTGGACTCAAGCCAATTTGTCTACCACCACAACAGATCAACAGCAGATGTGATCTTGATGGCTCTCCACTCTAGGCTGGACCATAGCACCACATAGTTCAGGCTGTTGTTCGTCAACAGATCAGTGTTGAATACCATCATAGTTCCCAAACTCATCATCAAACTCACAAAACTAGATCTCTGCTCTCCCCTAAACAACTGGATTCACAACTACCTCatcagcaggtagacacaaaatgctggagtaactcagcgggtcaggcagcatctcaggagagaaggaatgggtgacgtttcaggtcgagacattagcaagaccaaggtgCTGGTTGTTGACTTCAGTAATGGAGCTAAGGGAGCTTGCATCTATTCTCATTGGCAGGAGAGAGTCAATAGCTTCAGGTTCCTAGTGGTACACACTTCTGATGATCTGTCCtgtgcccagcacattgatgcaatcgcaAAGAAAGTCTACCGATGCAGGTCACCGAATACTCTATCGAACTTCTACATATGTAGGGTGCagaacatactgactggttgcatggtTCCGAAATGTGGACGCTCAAGAACAAAGGAGGTTACGGGAAGAAGTGAacgttgcctggtccatcacaggtattgacctccccgccatcgaaAGGAGctacaggaagcactgcctcaacaACATCAAACCGCACCCCACCCTGGCAACAATCTctcctcactgctaccattgggaagatgaTACAGAAGCCTCAAAACCATtagctccaggttcaagaatagtttcctccctcatttatCAGGTTTGCAAACTATTCtgtacaaccctaaccacaatccTACCAAATCACCTTGCATTGTGCATTACTATGGTTCCTCGATCTACAttggtttttgcactatcatggtctgatTTACTTGGAATAGGTGATAATTTATTGCACATttattgttgttgctgttgttgttacATCTAGTTTATCTACAAAGCTGCAACaagaaataatttatttgttccagttcatatggggtgtgtgtgacaaataaccACACTGTCGTGAGTctggagaaggtgcaagctcCCGGTTAGGAGTGAATgcttgtctctggcactgtgaggcaactagCTGCTCGCTGTGTTGGACTGTATAAGGAGCTGGACTACAATGTGAAGGATTTTATCCATGCTTTTCACAGCTGATAGCCAATGGGTTCACAAATCCGCAGAAAGATGAAGGCATCAAAAATAGCTCAAACTTGAACTGTTTTTGAATATTATCCATAAAATGTCATTTACACATTTGAAAATATCAAACTGTTTTCCTAAATTTATCTTCTTGACTCAATGGTTCCCATTAGATTGATTATTTCCTAAGCCGTAAAACAAACCGTTCCAATACAACAACATCGAGTCAACATGAAAAGATCATTCCGCCTGTTCCCACTATTATTCAAATCCAAATTACACCCGACCTTCATTAATCTTAGCTCTGCATTGCTTGATGTAAAACAAAGTTTCAATTTGATGGGATTTTAAATAGAGGATGTGAGGCCTCACTGAAGAGCATGGAATATGGGACAGGCAAATCCAGATCATTGCCTTCAGTGCAAGGCAGAGGATGCACATGGAACGTAGCAAGAATGTAAAGTTCATCAACAAAATAAGAGAGTAAAAAAGGAATGAAATAATTTGTTAATCAAACCAAGATTGAGACAATTGCACTTGGTCTGAATAAAGCACGGCTGGGCACAGTGATGGGAGAATTGGAAGAGTTTCAATAACCTAAAAGgatctttagtttcgtttagagatacagtgtggaaacaggcccttcggcccaccaagtccatgccgaccagcgatcacccgcacactaacactatcctacacactagggacaatgtacaattataccaagccaattagcctacatgtgAAGaagccggagatcccagagaaaacccacgcaggtcacggggagaacgtacaaactccgtacagacagcacccgtagtcaggaaggaacccagggtctttggcgctgtgaggcagcaactctatcgctggtcCACTCCGCCGCCCGTTCTCTTCCCTCAATTTCCTTATCCAATTATATTTCAGTGGATTTATTTACAGAGTTACAAACTAGTGAGCCACCTTCATTGAACGTACCTCATGGGGGGGGGGTCATATAAAATAGAGAGAAGGTGGTAGTACTGTGCAGTTTAACAGCCATCATGCTTTGAAAATGAGTGTCAGGATCCACAGAAAATACTTACTATTCTTTTCCTTGAGTTTCCAGTTAGACAAGGCAATGGAAGAGTTCCCGACACCTAGAGCAGGAAATATTAACGGAGAAATCAAAAGCAGCACGCAAGGAGAAGAGCATCAACGAGAGCCTACTCCCTATCATCCAAAACGTTGAGTAGATCAACCAATATCGGCATGATGAAAGTATTATGAGAGGTTTACCAGCATTTTCCTCATGAAAGGACTTGGGGTTTAAAATAAGATTGAGAGTATGGATGCTGTATTAACTAAAATCTATGTTAATGTATCTCTGACAATTATCTTCGGGGTGTTAATCCATTACAGATTTGGGATCCATTTCTGAATACTTATTTCTGTTCATTTATGGTTGATTTAGATGTACAAAACAAATGGTTGTTATTAAGCACTATGGTGCTACAATACTCTCTGCTCATTTCCAATTATGTCCGGAAGTATGAATGGCCATCAGTTATTTTTGATGTTTATTTGAGCAGAGATAAGACAGGTGTACGGAACAGGTCCTCCCGCCAACATACATTTCAAGAGGTGTTTTCTCCTATATTTTCTTCCTTAAAATGAGAGAGAGGTATTTTAGTCCAAGTGTATAGTCAAGGTTTGCAAGAAGGAAcattagatgctggtttacactgaagatagacacaaaatgctggagtaacttagcgggtcaggcagcatctctggagaaaaggtataggtgacgtgtcgggtcgagacccttcatcagccctccgatgaagggtctcgttccaaaacatcaccctttgcCATTTGTAGATCAGGTTTGTTTTTCACACAATACATTTGGCTTTGCCCTGATCCCCAAATGTTTATGAACCACACAAGTGCTAATTAAAAGGACCTAAAATGCTGCCATGGAACAGGTTTCAGATCTAATGGTACATTTCAAACTACGAACATCCGGGCAAACAGCCATTCAACCGGATAAGAGGGAAACAGCATTTAAGAGAACTAAGCATTTAAGAAGTTtcccataatgctggagtaactcagcaggtcaggcagcatctcgggagagaaggaacgggcgacgtttcgggtcaagacccttcttcagactgaagaagggtcttgacccgaaacgtcgcccattccttctctcccgagatgctgcctgacctgctgagttactccaacattttgtgaataaataccttcgatttgtaccagcatctgcagttattttcttatactaagaagTTTCCCAAACTAGCTGTTCTTGCTGAGAAGATAACTAAAACAAGTTTTAAATGTCCAAGGTAAAAATAATTTTGTATTGAACCAAACAAAATTGCACTTTCAAAGAACAAGCACAGGCACCCCATAGGACAACGGAGGGGGGCCGCCAAGAATTAAGGGGGACCTGGAGGGGGGGCAAGGTGGGGGCTGGGAAAGGAGTGATGAGCACTTCTTGTAACATTTGTGTACtttgcatgcaaaaacaaagattttcactgtgcctagctaggtacaggtgacaataaatcatcgtcatcatcatcacAAAGGTCTCTGCTCCACGCTTTAAGGTTCTATATGTACTACCATAATTATGCTGCATACTTGGCCTGCATTCGACTGTTGGATATGCACATCTGAGGCCAACGTGCACATCCGCACGGAGTCATCAACCTCAAACATTAACGTTGCCtcccttcccacagatgtggcaaTCTGCAGCATTTTATACTTTTATTTCTGAACTTAACGATTCATCCCAGAAGTAATGTCACATAAATATTATTTTGCAAAAAGAAAAGCGTAGTTCATGAGTCATAAGGACCACTGGTCAACCGCACGACCCAAATCCAACCTCAGTAACACCATGGCCCACCTTTTGAATTACAATGGACgttttccaattgtgttttgtGCAAATGCCTTGTTTTCTGCAGTCTTTTTCATTTCACTGACTTGCCGAATTTCTAAGTGATTTATGTAGAGGGCGCGGGCGGCATGGGCGCGCAGCGCGGTATAGCTGCGGCAGTACAGCGTTTACGGTgccgttccatcctgactacgggtgctgtctgtacggagacagTTCGCTTcacgacctgcgtggattttctccaagaacatttgtttcctcccacactccaaagacgtacaggtttagaagttaattggcttggtataaatgtttaaaaaattgttcctagtgtaggatagtgttaatggcggggatcgctggttggctcggacctggtgggccgatgggcttgttttcgcgctgtatcgctaaactaaactaaacctatgccTTTGTATGTTGTGCCTGCGAAGCTGCTGCATGCAGATTTTCATTACCCCTGCACCTCACTGCacttgtgtatatgacaataaactcacccTGACTGGACTTGATAACCCTGGTTTGTGCTACGTAGGATATATGGAACTTGTCACAATTCCTGCGTTTAAACAACTGGAACAATTACCAAACAGAactaaaaaggagaaaaaaaggacagaaagtactggagtaactcagcaggtcaggcagcatctctggagaacatggatcggtaacgtttcgggtcgggatcgttCTTCAGAAAAAGACAAATAGGTACCTGATAGTTTCCTTGAGTGGGAGTTGGTCTTTGGTTTCTAGTTGATGGAAGGCGGTGATTCAACGCGTCCTCTGATGAATTGGAATTGTTGTACAGGGTCAATGCTGTCCCTGGCGCCCTGAATTCCCCACCGGTGTAGAATACACTTCCAGACGCATCCCTTGCTCCGGCCTGTAATGAACCGGAGCTAACATGCCTCGCCGGCGTCACCACAGGTGTATTCGAGCACTCCATTTCCTTTGACGTATTTAGTTCAGAAACTCTGGCGTTCTTCATCTCCGAGCTCATTGACGCAAGCTCCTCCTCCCTGGCGTACTCATCAACATCTCCAGTTTCCATGGCAATAGAAAAGCACCCACTATCCATCTGGCAGGAGTTCCGAAATGCATAGTCGCTTCTGTTTTTTGGGGAGTGCTCGTTCCCCGCCAGCGAGTAGACATCGCGAATCTGTAGAGAGCTGACACCGGGGTCTCCTGGATTCCTTGCAGCCTTCGCATCAGAAACACAGATGGGCATACTTCTTGAGAAAGGAGGCTCAGAACTGAGTTTCCGAGGACACTCCCCGATGGTTGAGTTAAACTGCTTTGGCCATCCTGCGAGCGACTTTGTCGTTGCTGTCTGTGCTCTGTTTACTTCAGACTGCACATAAACAGGACTGTAATTTTTTGCACTGGCCACGTACATGGCGTTAGAGGGACTGTGGAGGTTTAACGGTCTCGACCCAGGCGTTGTGGGGTTTTTAGCGACAGGTTGTCTTTGACCGGAGACGTGCTGTAATTCCATCTCCGCGACGTTCCGCCCGGTTGGCCTGGGTGCGAGCGTGGAAACATCGCACCTGTATCCATCCTTCTGGTGAGACAACCCTTGTCTACTTGCAGAATGAGTGGAATTGAACACACCAGTTACCATTACGTTTCTGCACGGTGATGTGAGAATAGTTTGCTGGCACTGGGATGGAGAGACAAGGCCGATATTTTTCACAGGAGTCTCAGATTTTGCCACCATACCATTACTCGCTGACCCCTGTGTGAGAGGTGCATCATCCAAACTGTACTTTGTAGAGTTCAATTTCCTTCTTTTATTCCCAATCCAAGTCTGCAAAACAGATGTAATTGGGCAAAAGTTTATAAATTTAACATTCAATAAATTAAGAACAAACTTAAatgaaaaacttcaaattccataagttcataaatgataggagcagaattaggccaatcggcccatcaagtctactccgccattcaatcatggcagatctatctctccctcctaaccccattctcctgccttctccccataacccctgacacccgcactaatcaagaatctatctatctctgccttcaaaaatacccattgactgggctccacagccttctgtggcaaagaattccacagattcaccaccttttggcttttaaaaaaatcagtggaACCTGCTGAAAATAACAGAACAAATGTAACAAAATAAACACATTACATTATTGATCTTGTTACTTTTTTAACAATCAATATCACTTTATTTTACAAAAATCCCATCATATGTACAATTATCCTCAATTGATTTAAATGTTTACCAGAGTCAAAAGCTCACAATGTAAGATAAAGATTTTAGCAATTTACATGCACAATTGCAACAAGATAGGTTGACTCATAACAGACTTTCAAAGAAAAACTGGTGAATGAAACGTGTTGGTTAAATTATCCAAGCGACCCAGAAAATATAAAATTGTAACACAGTTTGGCAAATCAGTGGTCGGTGCACCTTAAATCACTGGCATCAAATGACTGAAGCTACTGACTGCACCTCAAATTTTCTATCTAGAATTTTGTGTGCAATGCTAGGAGCTGCGATGGAGGTGGTGGAAGGATTAGGTCATGAGGTCGTAAGTGTTAGGAAcaggattgggccattcggcccatcaagtctactctgccattcaatcatggctgatctatctctccctcccaaccccattctcctgccttctccccataacccctgacacccgtactaatcaagaatctatctaaccctgctttaaatatatccactgacttggcctctgcatccttctgtgggaaagaattccacagatttaccaccctccaactacagaaattcctcctcatcttcctaaaggaacgtcctttaattctgaggctatgacctctcgtcctagactctctcactcgtggaaacatcctctccacatccactctatccaagccttttactattctgtatgtttcaatgagatcccccccccccccctcattcttctaaactccagcgagtacaggcccagtgccgacaaactttCATCGTagcttaacccactcattcctgggatcattctcgtaaacctcggcTGGAtcctctctagagccagcacatccttcctcagtaatgatgccccaaattgctcacaatactccaaatgtggcctgaccaatgccTTATGGATAATGAATTTCAATTTTAAAAGAGGAGGTCCTCAGGTTGATATACAGTCAGGGGAAGGTCCAGGTCCTGGCTACAAGTGTCCTGAAGTGGTTAAGCCATAATAGGACACATGCAAAATTAAGCAAGCTCCATCTTAACTCAACAATTTaaacctttgaactatttttaatcggatcttatcttgcactaagcgttataatctttatcctgtatcagtacactacggacggcttgattgtaatcgtgtcttttcactgattggatagcacacgaTAAAAGCtcagtacgcatgacaataataaactaaactaaactaataaagaaccgagcgtgtggtaaagaactgtaggtgatggtttaaaccaaagatagacacaaaatgctggagtaactcagcgggacaggcagcatctctggagagaaggaatgggcgccgtttcgggtcgagacccttcagaagaagaaggcccgaaacgccagccattccttctctccagagatgctgccggtccagccttttgtgtccaataAAGAACCGAGATGTTAAAGTGTTGTTTGTTTTAAATAATGCTATCAAATCGTACGACAAATGCCAACAATCACATTACTTCAGAGCAAACAGTGTtactgttggaaatctgaaataaaaagcatAAACATGATTGCATGAACGGTTCATTGACTTTAAAGGTTGACATTGTTCATTTCTTCGAGATGTGTGATCAGCAGCAGAATTGCCTGAATGGCTGTTCAGCACTCACTTTGCTGCACAGGAGTGATAGCACTTGAATGTTGCCACATCACATTTAAACTAAAATTACACAATAGCACAAGAACCATTTCCTCTCAAAGAGTCGTTCCTCTGCCTTTTCCTTTGCAAAATCACTTTGAAAAAAACCATCAAATTTTCCCTTTGCAAAGTGCAGACACCACAATTTAAAATTAACGACAAATTGCTAGAGATGTACAGACGGACAGGAGGGCTAGAGCAAGACACCATTTGTTCTGCATTTCCCAATATTATTTTTGACTTCaaacatttgtgtttattagtatccctccagcccctcccctcccca containing:
- the hdx gene encoding highly divergent homeobox isoform X2; translated protein: MGDCPQMNLRSIFTEDQQRVLQRYYESGMRNQSKNCFGLIIQCARETGLDFNVVRTWIGNKRRKLNSTKYSLDDAPLTQGSASNGMVAKSETPVKNIGLVSPSQCQQTILTSPCRNVMVTGVFNSTHSASRQGLSHQKDGYRCDVSTLAPRPTGRNVAEMELQHVSGQRQPVAKNPTTPGSRPLNLHSPSNAMYVASAKNYSPVYVQSEVNRAQTATTKSLAGWPKQFNSTIGECPRKLSSEPPFSRSMPICVSDAKAARNPGDPGVSSLQIRDVYSLAGNEHSPKNRSDYAFRNSCQMDSGCFSIAMETGDVDEYAREEELASMSSEMKNARVSELNTSKEMECSNTPVVTPARHVSSGSLQAGARDASGSVFYTGGEFRAPGTALTLYNNSNSSEDALNHRLPSTRNQRPTPTQGNYQVSGTLPLPCLTGNSRKRIASSEQSSSLVLHTAVIAHEEEEGTWAATKCWSNSAGQAASLENMDGQQLQDRTQFSESDLAVLKKYWDVGMTSLGSICREKIEAVAKESNVDSEIVKTWIGNRRRKYRQLGIELPPARGGPADFSSLSSASSPAFSEVKAESAKSPGNSEHNDKNNDDVSLSEGVPSELGQREEEEEEEEEEAIEENGDGGSISDGSCSIRTLEKVKMEILDDDVVEMTRYDHMTLEVEQLQKLLSLKNDETRYLENELVKQKQKYLHLRNFTTNLIHAVKTDDAEQQQMLLANLPPDTERNLDSPGKWELS
- the hdx gene encoding highly divergent homeobox isoform X5 → MGDCPQMNLRSIFTEDQQRVLQRYYESGMRNQSKNCFGLIIQCARETGLDFNVVRTWIGNKRRKLNSTKYSLDDAPLTQGSASNGMVAKSETPVKNIGLVSPSQCQQTILTSPCRNVMVTGVFNSTHSASRQGLSHQKDGYRCDVSTLAPRPTGRNVAEMELQHVSGQRQPVAKNPTTPGSRPLNLHSPSNAMYVASAKNYSPVYVQSEVNRAQTATTKSLAGWPKQFNSTIGECPRKLSSEPPFSRSMPICVSDAKAARNPGDPGVSSLQIRDVYSLAGNEHSPKNRSDYAFRNSCQMDSGCFSIAMETGDVDEYAREEELASMSSEMKNARVSELNTSKEMECSNTPVVTPARHVSSGSLQAGARDASGSVFYTGGEFRAPGTALTLYNNSNSSEDALNHRLPSTRNQRPTPTQGNYQVSGTLPLPCLTGNSRKRILQDRTQFSESDLAVLKKYWDVGMTSLGSICREKIEAVAKESNVDSEIVKTWIGNRRRKYRQLGIELPPARGGPADFSSLSSASSPAFSEVKAESAKSPGNSEHNDKNNDDVSLSEGVPSELGQREEEEEEEEEEAIEENGDGGSISDGSCSIRTLEKVKMEILDDDVVEMTRYDHMTLEVEQLQKLLSLKNDETRYLENELVKQKQKYLHLRNFTTNLIHAVKTDDAEQQQMLLANLPPDTERNLDSPGKWELS
- the hdx gene encoding highly divergent homeobox isoform X9 yields the protein MGDCPQMNLRSIFTEDQQRVLQRYYESGMRNQSKNCFGLIIQCARETGLDFNVVRTWIGNKRRKLNSTKYSLDDAPLTQGSASNGMVAKSETPVKNIGLVSPSQCQQTILTSPCRNVMVTGVFNSTHSASRQGLSHQKDGYRCDVSTLAPRPTGRNVAEMELQHVSGQRQPVAKNPTTPGSRPLNLHSPSNAMYVASAKNYSPVYVQSEVNRAQTATTKSLAGWPKQFNSTIGECPRKLSSEPPFSRSMPICVSDAKAARNPGDPGVSSLQIRDVYSLAGNEHSPKNRSDYAFRNSCQMDSGCFSIAMETGDVDEYAREEELASMSSEMKNARVSELNTSKEMECSNTPVVTPARHVSSGSLQAGARDASGSVFYTGGEFRAPGTALTLYNNSNSSEDALNHRLPSTRNQRPTPTQGNYQVSGTLPLPCLTGNSRKRITWIGNRRRKYRQLGIELPPARGGPADFSSLSSASSPAFSEVKAESAKSPGNSEHNDKNNDDVSLSEGVPSELGQREEEEEEEEEEAIEENGDGGSISDGSCSIRTLEKVKMEILDDDVVEMTRYDHMTLEVEQLQKLLSLKNDETRYLENELVKQKQKYLHLRNFTTNLIHAVKTDDAEQQQMLLANLPPDTERNLDSPGKWELS
- the hdx gene encoding highly divergent homeobox isoform X10 — encoded protein: MGDCPQMNLRSIFTEDQQRVLQRYYESGMRNQSKNCFGLIIQCARETGLDFNVVRTWIGNKRRKLNSTKYSLDDAPLTQGSASNGMVAKSETPVKNIGLVSPSQCQQTILTSPCRNVMVTGVFNSTHSASRQGLSHQKDGYRCDVSTLAPRPTGRNVAEMELQHVSGQRQPVAKNPTTPGSRPLNLHSPSNAMYVASAKNYSPVYVQSEVNRAQTATTKSLAGWPKQFNSTIGECPRKLSSEPPFSRSMPICVSDAKAARNPGDPGVSSLQIRDVYSLAGNEHSPKNRSDYAFRNSCQMDSGCFSIAMETGDVDEYAREEELASMSSEMKNARVSELNTSKEMECSNTPVVTPARHVSSGSLQAGARDASGSVFYTGGEFRAPGTALTLYNNSNSSEDALNHRLPSTRNQRPTPTQGNYQTWIGNRRRKYRQLGIELPPARGGPADFSSLSSASSPAFSEVKAESAKSPGNSEHNDKNNDDVSLSEGVPSELGQREEEEEEEEEEAIEENGDGGSISDGSCSIRTLEKVKMEILDDDVVEMTRYDHMTLEVEQLQKLLSLKNDETRYLENELVKQKQKYLHLRNFTTNLIHAVKTDDAEQQQMLLANLPPDTERNLDSPGKWELS
- the hdx gene encoding highly divergent homeobox isoform X7, producing MGDCPQMNLRSIFTEDQQRVLQRYYESGMRNQSKNCFGLIIQCARETGLDFNVVRTWIGNKRRKLNSTKYSLDDAPLTQGSASNGMVAKSETPVKNIGLVSPSQCQQTILTSPCRNVMVTGVFNSTHSASRQGLSHQKDGYRCDVSTLAPRPTGRNVAEMELQHVSGQRQPVAKNPTTPGSRPLNLHSPSNAMYVASAKNYSPVYVQSEVNRAQTATTKSLAGWPKQFNSTIGECPRKLSSEPPFSRSMPICVSDAKAARNPGDPGVSSLQIRDVYSLAGNEHSPKNRSDYAFRNSCQMDSGCFSIAMETGDVDEYAREEELASMSSEMKNARVSELNTSKEMECSNTPVVTPARHVSSGSLQAGARDASGSVFYTGGEFRAPGTALTLYNNSNSSEDALNHRLPSTRNQRPTPTQGNYQDRTQFSESDLAVLKKYWDVGMTSLGSICREKIEAVAKESNVDSEIVKTWIGNRRRKYRQLGIELPPARGGPADFSSLSSASSPAFSEVKAESAKSPGNSEHNDKNNDDVSLSEGVPSELGQREEEEEEEEEEAIEENGDGGSISDGSCSIRTLEKVKMEILDDDVVEMTRYDHMTLEVEQLQKLLSLKNDETRYLENELVKQKQKYLHLRNFTTNLIHAVKTDDAEQQQMLLANLPPDTERNLDSPGKWELS